Proteins from one Thiobacillus sp. genomic window:
- the nrfD gene encoding polysulfide reductase NrfD, protein MSQELCINQRPCRTNLFLTLLGLGGLVVLGGLYAFFTLEHHGHVLTGMNNQVVWGLPHVFAVFLIVAASGALNVASIGSVFGKEVYKKRAPLSGMLALALLAGGLAILVLDLGRPDRLIVAMTHYNFKSIFAWNMIFYNGFFAIVGLYLITLMDRKLKSWSKPVGYTAFFWRLGLTTATGSIFGFLVARAGYNSALMAPMFIIMSFAYGLAIFMVVQSAMFRWNEMRLDETIRRRLKNLLAVFVGASLYFTVVFHLTNLYFAKQWAFERWILLEGGTYTTVFWVGQVFLGGIVPLVLLFIPRSRDAQAMCFCFLAPLLVILGGMAQMYVTIVGGQAFPLQMFPGHEVSSTFFDGVVADYTPSIYEWLLGLGGVGITFILTVVAVRVFKFLPEDDFQTMTGRRSTD, encoded by the coding sequence ATGTCACAAGAACTCTGCATTAATCAGAGGCCCTGCCGCACAAACCTGTTCCTGACCCTCCTGGGCCTTGGGGGCTTGGTGGTGCTTGGGGGGTTGTATGCCTTCTTTACCCTGGAACACCACGGTCATGTCCTCACCGGCATGAACAACCAGGTGGTCTGGGGCCTGCCCCACGTGTTTGCCGTGTTTCTCATCGTCGCCGCATCCGGCGCCCTGAACGTGGCCTCCATCGGCTCGGTCTTCGGCAAGGAGGTGTACAAGAAACGCGCCCCGCTGTCGGGCATGCTGGCACTTGCTCTGCTGGCGGGTGGCCTGGCCATTCTGGTTCTGGACCTCGGTCGTCCTGATCGCCTGATCGTGGCCATGACCCACTACAACTTCAAGTCCATCTTTGCCTGGAACATGATTTTCTACAACGGCTTCTTCGCCATTGTGGGCCTGTACCTGATCACATTGATGGACCGCAAATTGAAGTCCTGGTCCAAGCCCGTGGGTTATACCGCCTTCTTCTGGCGCCTGGGCCTCACCACCGCTACGGGCTCCATCTTCGGCTTCCTCGTCGCCCGGGCCGGCTACAACTCCGCCCTCATGGCGCCCATGTTCATCATCATGTCCTTCGCCTACGGCCTGGCCATCTTCATGGTGGTGCAGTCCGCCATGTTCCGCTGGAACGAAATGCGCCTGGACGAGACCATCCGCCGTCGATTGAAGAACCTGCTGGCCGTGTTTGTAGGTGCCTCCCTTTACTTCACCGTGGTCTTCCACCTCACCAACCTGTATTTCGCCAAGCAGTGGGCATTCGAGCGCTGGATACTCTTGGAAGGTGGCACCTACACCACGGTGTTCTGGGTGGGGCAAGTGTTTCTGGGCGGCATTGTTCCCCTTGTCCTGCTGTTCATCCCCCGCTCCAGGGATGCCCAGGCCATGTGCTTCTGCTTCCTGGCACCCTTGCTGGTGATTCTGGGGGGAATGGCGCAAATGTACGTCACCATCGTCGGTGGCCAGGCCTTCCCGCTGCAGATGTTCCCAGGCCATGAAGTCAGCAGCACCTTCTTTGACGGCGTGGTTGCGGATTACACCCCCAGCATCTACGAATGGCTCCTGGGACTGGGCGGCGTCGGCATCACGTTCATCCTGACCGTCGTGGCCGTACGCGTATTCAAGTTTCTGCCCGAGGATGATTTCCAGACCATGACGGGCCGGAGAAGCACCGACTGA
- a CDS encoding cobyrinate a,c-diamide synthase, which translates to MSRLFISAAHKSSGKTTVTLGLCRALRNLGQRVQAFKKGPDYIDPIWHGLAAGRPSYNLDFHMMGLDEIGALFARHARHADISIIEGNKGLYDGMDLDGSNSNAALAKELRAPVVLVLDTQGMTRGVAPLILGYQAFDRDVEIAGVILNKVGGPRHEEKLRAVIERYTDVKVLGAVRTDHRLAIVERHLGLMPGNETEAAEERIEVIAARVAEQVDLQAVLELAQAAKKAIGPPAPPVSAPPRAPGLRLAYAHDRAFGFYYQEDMDTLRDAGVDLLPVDTLKEVVLPDCDGLLIGGGFPEVFAGDLAGNAGLRGDIRRAVEAGLPVYAECGGLMYLARSLSWDGPRHEMVGVVPGDVVMGSRPVGRGYAVLEETGDALWPIQARTIPAHEFHYSHLENLPSGLKYAYRVLRGHGITDGMDGFVHKNLLASYCHRRGSGPQGWINPFLDQARAYRSKREAARKAA; encoded by the coding sequence ATGTCCCGTTTGTTCATTTCCGCAGCCCACAAGTCATCCGGCAAGACCACGGTCACGCTGGGCTTGTGCCGTGCCCTGCGCAACCTGGGCCAGCGGGTGCAGGCCTTCAAGAAGGGACCGGACTACATCGACCCGATCTGGCATGGTCTGGCTGCTGGCAGGCCCAGCTACAACCTGGACTTCCACATGATGGGCCTGGACGAGATCGGTGCCCTGTTCGCCCGTCATGCCCGGCACGCGGACATCAGCATCATCGAAGGCAACAAGGGTCTTTACGACGGTATGGACCTGGATGGTTCCAACAGCAATGCAGCCCTGGCCAAGGAGCTCCGGGCCCCCGTCGTGCTGGTGCTGGACACCCAGGGCATGACCCGGGGCGTGGCGCCCCTGATCCTGGGCTACCAGGCCTTCGACCGGGACGTGGAAATTGCCGGCGTAATCCTCAACAAGGTGGGGGGCCCCCGCCATGAGGAAAAGCTGCGGGCGGTCATCGAACGCTATACGGACGTGAAGGTTCTGGGGGCGGTCCGAACTGACCACCGCCTGGCCATCGTCGAGCGCCACCTGGGCCTCATGCCCGGCAACGAGACCGAGGCAGCGGAGGAACGCATCGAGGTCATTGCCGCCCGGGTGGCGGAGCAGGTTGACCTGCAGGCCGTGCTGGAACTGGCACAGGCGGCCAAGAAAGCCATTGGCCCACCAGCGCCGCCCGTTTCCGCACCGCCCCGGGCGCCCGGTCTGCGCCTGGCCTATGCCCATGACCGAGCTTTCGGCTTCTATTACCAGGAAGACATGGACACCCTGCGGGACGCCGGCGTGGACCTGCTGCCCGTGGACACCCTCAAGGAGGTAGTCCTCCCTGACTGCGACGGCCTGCTCATCGGCGGAGGTTTCCCGGAGGTGTTCGCAGGTGACCTGGCGGGCAATGCCGGCCTGCGCGGGGACATCCGGCGCGCGGTGGAAGCGGGTTTGCCCGTTTATGCTGAATGCGGCGGCCTCATGTATCTGGCCCGCAGCCTGAGCTGGGATGGACCCAGGCACGAGATGGTGGGAGTGGTGCCCGGCGACGTTGTCATGGGCAGCAGGCCTGTGGGCAGGGGCTATGCCGTGCTGGAAGAGACGGGGGACGCTCTCTGGCCAATCCAGGCCCGGACGATACCCGCCCACGAATTCCACTACTCCCATCTGGAAAATCTGCCGTCCGGCCTCAAGTATGCATACCGGGTCCTGCGGGGCCATGGCATCACGGACGGAATGGACGGCTTCGTCCACAAGAACCTGCTGGCCAGCTACTGCCACCGTCGCGGCAGTGGTCCCCAGGGCTGGATCAACCCATTTCTCGACCAGGCGCGTGCGTACCGGTCGAAACGAGAGGCGGCTCGCAAGGCCGCTTGA
- a CDS encoding 4Fe-4S dicluster domain-containing protein encodes MSQSNDKQHQDRRDFLKAGALVAGMTLGPGVLFYGVAHSRAPEEAATGDKRWGMLIDTTKCGDGCNDCVTACNAENGLDGKIGPQDSQWIRKVNVKDLRTGFVQNMPMLCQHCENPPCVDVCPTGASMKRADGIVLVDRHICIGCRYCMMACPYKARSFVHEPLTDQNPEVPRGKGCVESCTFCVQRVDRDETPACVEACNASGHNAMIFGDLMDPESELSRALKASDSTEVRGDLGLNTGVRYQGI; translated from the coding sequence ATGAGCCAATCCAACGACAAGCAGCATCAGGACCGCCGTGATTTCCTCAAGGCAGGCGCCCTGGTCGCCGGCATGACCCTGGGACCCGGCGTTTTGTTCTATGGCGTGGCCCATAGCCGCGCCCCTGAGGAAGCGGCCACCGGCGACAAGCGTTGGGGCATGCTCATCGACACCACCAAGTGCGGAGATGGCTGCAACGACTGTGTCACGGCCTGCAACGCCGAGAACGGCCTCGACGGCAAGATTGGCCCCCAGGACAGCCAGTGGATCCGCAAGGTTAACGTCAAGGACCTGCGCACGGGTTTCGTACAGAACATGCCCATGCTCTGCCAGCACTGCGAGAATCCTCCCTGCGTGGACGTATGCCCCACCGGCGCTTCAATGAAGCGGGCCGACGGCATCGTGCTGGTGGACCGTCACATCTGCATCGGCTGCCGCTACTGCATGATGGCCTGCCCCTACAAGGCCCGTTCCTTCGTGCATGAGCCCCTCACCGACCAGAACCCGGAAGTGCCTCGGGGCAAGGGCTGCGTTGAGTCCTGCACCTTCTGCGTGCAGCGCGTGGACCGGGACGAAACACCCGCCTGCGTCGAAGCCTGCAATGCCAGCGGCCACAATGCCATGATCTTCGGCGATCTCATGGACCCGGAAAGCGAGTTGTCCCGGGCGCTCAAGGCCAGCGACAGCACGGAGGTGCGTGGCGATCTTGGCCTCAACACCGGCGTGCGTTATCAGGGGATCTAA
- a CDS encoding iron-sulfur cluster assembly accessory protein, protein MISLTKEAAEQIRVAQKDAGADNMALRIAARVNDAGMLEFGMGFDDERENDAAVDSWGVTLLINAHSAPMLDDVTIDFAEVSPGESRFVFMKASAGGCGSSGGGGGCGSGGCGSGGCGS, encoded by the coding sequence ATGATCAGTCTGACCAAGGAAGCCGCCGAACAGATTCGCGTGGCGCAAAAGGACGCTGGCGCAGACAACATGGCCTTGCGCATTGCCGCCCGTGTGAACGATGCCGGCATGCTGGAATTCGGCATGGGCTTCGACGACGAGCGTGAAAACGACGCCGCCGTGGATTCCTGGGGCGTGACCCTGCTCATCAATGCCCATTCCGCGCCCATGCTGGATGACGTCACCATCGACTTCGCCGAAGTGAGCCCGGGCGAATCCCGCTTCGTGTTCATGAAGGCCAGCGCCGGCGGCTGCGGCAGCAGCGGCGGCGGCGGCGGTTGCGGATCCGGCGGTTGTGGATCCGGCGGCTGTGGCAGCTGA